The proteins below come from a single Candidatus Paceibacterota bacterium genomic window:
- a CDS encoding PD-(D/E)XK nuclease family protein has protein sequence MSRDPYSAVWVSHSSLGDFLKCPWAYYLHNVYKNPKTGKKINLVSPALSLGSAVHEVVEGLADYPADKRFDRVEELLQRFDEAWKKFSGKKGGFRTPEEEAEAKARGKAMIKRVIAHPGPLQEKIVRLPEGKGGMLPHFYLADDIILCGKIDWLQYVPEDNSLRVLDFKTGKNEEKGDSLQLPIYQLLLHNLQKRKVSGAAYWYLDSDDSPKEVALPSLDESFEKVGTAAKKVAEAREKWAATRDESVFACPQGPEGCFACRPFEKIIRGEAEFLGNGEYGQEMYMV, from the coding sequence ATGTCTCGCGATCCATATTCAGCGGTTTGGGTTTCTCATTCATCTCTTGGAGATTTTTTGAAGTGTCCGTGGGCCTATTATTTGCATAATGTGTATAAAAATCCAAAGACTGGCAAGAAAATCAATCTTGTCAGTCCAGCTCTCTCACTTGGGTCTGCTGTGCATGAAGTAGTGGAAGGTCTGGCTGATTATCCTGCAGACAAGCGTTTTGATAGAGTGGAGGAACTATTGCAGCGTTTTGATGAAGCCTGGAAAAAATTTTCCGGCAAAAAAGGTGGCTTTAGGACGCCAGAAGAAGAGGCTGAGGCCAAAGCTAGGGGAAAAGCCATGATTAAAAGAGTCATTGCCCATCCAGGACCGTTACAAGAAAAAATAGTCAGATTGCCAGAAGGAAAGGGCGGAATGCTACCTCATTTTTATCTTGCAGACGATATCATCCTATGCGGCAAGATTGACTGGCTCCAGTATGTACCAGAGGATAACAGCCTCCGGGTCTTAGATTTTAAAACAGGCAAAAATGAGGAAAAAGGGGATTCACTGCAGCTGCCTATTTATCAGCTGCTACTGCACAATCTCCAAAAAAGAAAAGTTTCTGGAGCGGCCTACTGGTACCTGGATTCTGATGACTCCCCAAAAGAAGTGGCTTTACCAAGCCTGGATGAATCTTTTGAGAAAGTTGGCACCGCTGCCAAAAAAGTGGCTGAAGCTCGTGAAAAATGGGCCGCTACCAGAGATGAAAGCGTGTTTGCTTGCCCCCAAGGTCCAGAAGGTTGCTTTGCTTGCCGGCCTTTTGAGAAAATTATCCGCGGTGAAGCCGAATTTTTGGGGAATGGTGAGTATGGTCAGGAAATGTATATGGTATAA